The genomic DNA ATGGCACTTCGCCCGGCGTGCTGTAGCTGGAGAAGCCGACGCGCTTGCCATCGACATGGATGGCGTCGTCGGACGAATCGATCTCTCCACCCCAACGGCCATGGACCGTGTCGAATTCCAGCAGATGCGCCGCGGCGACGGCGCCTCCTTTGACTTCGTTGACGTGAACGATCTCGAAGTCGGGCCAATCCCAAGCGGCGCGAAAACCGAGCCGTCCCATTCGACCAAATCCGTTGATTCCAATTCGGATACTCATTTAACAGCCCCTTTTTGCGATGGCTTTTTCTTGGTGGTTTGCTTCTTCGTCGCTGTGTCGCAACTCGTTGGAGTGCACAGTTCCGGCCGCCCCTGGCAACAATCTTTGGTGAGAAATCCCATCAAGCAATTCATCCCTTGGACGTTGATTGCATAGATCACCGACCGTCCCTCTTTGTGCGAAACGACAAGTCCTGCATGCGACAGCTCCTTCAGGTGGAAGGAGAGCGTGGCCGAAGGGATGTCGAGTGTTTCGGCGATCTGACCCGCTGGTAACCCTTCGGGCCCCAGCTTGGCAAGCAACCGGAACACCTCCAGCCGCGATTCCTGGGCGAGTGCCGATAGCGCGATGACAGCTTCTTTTATTTCCATAATTCCAAATCTATGGAAATGTTGGCGCGTGTCAATCGATAGAGGGTGGGCTTAATCAATTCTTAATCGGGCATCGGCTGGGCGTGATCGGCACCGCGGTACCGATTGAAGTTACTTTCGACTGCGATTTACGGACGCTCGACGCGATCGGCGGGTTTCGCGCCGGTGCGGCATGCAGCGGTTCAGCCGTCTTATTGCGGCAGAATCAAATACGGCTTGCCATCGACAACCACCAAGATCTCCGACGATTCGGTGAGATAGGGATTCATCTTCTGGCCCAGTTTATCCAGGAGACCAAAGTAGGCTTCGCTGAACTGAGTGACCTTGGTCGCCGCTTCGATCTGCTCTTTCGTTGCTTCGGCATCAACGTAGCGATCGTTCTTCAGGTAGAACGTTTTGGTCGCGATCTGTTTAACGCGAGGCAAGCTGTTGTGTGGGGCCTCGGGTCCAACCGCCGGCGCGTTCGGCGTTGGGCTGGCGACGGAACCGCTAGCCATTCCGCCTTGGAAACGCGGACTGGTTGCGTTGCCTGCGTTGCTCCAAGTTTGTCCCAAGCTTCGGCTTGCACCGGACGCCGGCGCTGCGGGGGCAATGATCGATTGATTGGAACTTTGGATTCCACGATTCGCTTGTTTCAGCTGCGATTTAAACGAACGCTGATGGAAGGCGTCGGCTCCCGATTCGGCATGCAATCGGTGCAGTTGTACTTGAGCCAATTCGCGGCCCGCGGCGCGATCGTTCAGATCGGTCTTCTCTTCGGCCAGATAAGCGGTGTAGGGAGTCAGGATTCCATGCTTCTTCGACAGAAGAATCAATTCGTCCACCAATTCACTCTGCTCTCCATACAGATCGATCTCGTCGATGATCTGACCGATCCGACGCGTCGCCCATAAGCGTTCGACGAAGACATTTTTCGATTCGTCGGTCTGTTTCGCAAATTTGCCATCGAAGACGAACTCCTGCGACTCACCCTGAAAATCTCCCGTCAGCTTGATCTGCACATCGCCATCGCGGCGGTAGCGTCCCGCGATCACTAGTTGATCGCCCGAGAAGAGGTCGTAGATTTCGGAGGGATAGAGCATGCGCGTCCCTCCCTGGCGTCCATCGACGGTGATCGCCAGCTTGGCACCGGTCAGCGCCGGAGCGCCAATGCGGTCGTAGAGTTTTTTGACAACATCATCCAACGGTTCCCCCGGACGAACATACATCGTTTGACCGAAGCAGACTTCCGCCAGTTTGTCCAACAGTCGGCTGTTCACATCGTGGCCGATCCCCAAACTGAACAATCGCGTTCCAGAAGCGATTTGTTTGGACGCTTTATCGGCAATCTTCATCCCGTTTTTCTCGCCTACGGTCGGCTGGCCATCGCTCATGAAAACCACATAAGCTGGCCCGTCGCTTCCCTTGGTCGCCGCCAAGGCTTTGCTGAGCGCGGCATCGATGTTGGTGCTGCCGCCAGCCAAAATCGAATCGATGTAATCGGTTGCGTCCTCGTGCGTTGCGGGATCGGCTGCGATCAGTTCGTTGTTGAACGTGTCGACGTCGCTATCGTAGGTGATCAGGGTGAATCGGTCTTGCGGCTTCAATTGGTCGACCACGTACCGCGACGCTCGGCGGGCTTGTTCGATCTTCTCGCCTCGCATGCTGCCACTCTTGTCGACCACGACCACGATGTTCTTGCCAACCTTGGCGTTTGCCGGATCGGACTCGGGCAGCGACGGCTGCAACAACATCAAGAAATAGCCATCTTCCTTCGGATCAGGTCGATGGGTGATCAGCGAGATCTGCAACGGGCTGTCTCCCGCTTCCCACAACACGCGAAAGTCGCTCTCGGGGACATGCTTCTTGGCCGTGTATTTGAATTCGCTGCGATGATCGTCTCGGCGATCGAAATCGACTTCGTGCGTGGGACTGTAGACGTTGCCCAGTTTTGCGTCGCTGCGGATCCGGCCGCGGATCACGATCTCTCCGATCGGTTGGCTGGTGAACTGAGTGGGTGCCAGCGGTAGCGTCCAGTCGTTCATCGAACCGCTGCGGCGGCAGATCTGCGAATACTGTAGCGTCACCGTTCGCTCGGCTCCCGGCGGCACGGGAAAGACTTGCGTTTGGAACATTCCATGCCCAATCCACTGCACCAACGCCGGATCTTTGCTGCGCCGCACGTACCCCTCGTAGATCTCCCGCGCTTTGTCCGCTTCCAACAGCCGACCGGTCAACTCTTCGCCATCGACCATAAAAGTCATCTGATCGATCGCTCCATCGTCGGGCAGCGGGAAGACAAATTTCACCTGTAGGGTTCGACTTGTGACATTCTTAAACGTCTGATCGACTTGTACTTGAGCGATCTGCCCCTGGATCGAAGCGTCAATTTCCAGGCGGGCGATGTTGTACAGGAAACCGGGAGTCGTCGGCTGCGGCGGCCGAGGATTCGGACTGGGCCGCCACGGCGGTCGGATTGGCCGTGGCAACCGATCGCCGATCCCAGGTTCCGATGCTATCAGCAGGCCTTGCGCCTGGGCTGGAGAGATCCAGAACAGCGTCAGGCACAGGCTGGCGCAGGTGGCGACCGTGGCAATTGTTCGCGACATGGTTTCGGTTCCTTTGATAAGCGGAAAACGACGAGTGCCCCAACGAGCGGCGGCAACGCTCGTTGTCCTAGACGCACTGGTCGCGCGGCGGTTCCCAAAAAGCCGGGTGAATTCGATTTTCAACATGTGGTACTCGGAGACGCATACGTCCGTCCGGATCGCCAGGAAGTCATCAGCTAGCGTTCCGTGTCGGATTTCCCGAACGCAAAAGAATCCTTAGCCGCCATCGCAACGGCTTCGTCCACGTGCTTCGGTTGTCGCGACGGATTACAATTGCAGCCCCGCGCGTTCTGGTCGCTGCAACAAAGCAAATCTGTGGGATGCCCGCTTCGATGGGCTCAACCACTGAACTCTGGAGTTTCCCGATGATGTCAAATTGGCGCCGCAATGCGACTCTGTCGCCCCTCGCCTCGATCCCGCTCTGTCTATTGATGTTCCTTCAGGGAGCAACGCTCTGTGTCGGGCAGCAGCAGGACTTGGCAGCGTTCAGCAAGATCGGCCCCGAAGGAGCCGGGCACGCCGACGCGATCGCGGCGGCGAAGCGGTTGAGCCAGTTGGGCCCGGACCGTTTGATCGACGTGTTGGCGGCGATCGAATCGGCGACGCCGTTGGGACGGAATTGGTTGCGCGTGATCGCCGCCGATATCGCTGACAACGGTCAGGTGCCGGTGCAGCCGTTGGCAGTGTTTATCAAAAACACCGATGGATCGCGCGATGCACGCTACGTCGCCTTCCGGTTATTAAAGGATGCCGACCCCGATCTCGCCGACTCGCTGGTCGACGGGATGTTAGACGATCCGAGTCTGCAGTTGCGTTACGAAGCTGTCGCCAAAGTCCTGGAAGCGGCCAAGGCAGCGGAAGGAGATGCGCGCGTCGCACTCTATCAACAGGCATTGGAATGGGCTCGCTATCCAGGGCAGCTGACCGAGATTGCCAAGTCGCTTCGCGAGGCGGGGCACCCGGTCGACTTGGCCGCTCACATGGGCTTCATCAAGCAGTGGCAACTGGTGGCGCCGTTCGACAACACCGATGGCGTCGGCTTTGCCGCGGTCTACGCTCCTGAGAAAGAGTACCTCGAAAGTCCGCAACACACCGTTTCGCAAACCTCTTATGCGGGCAAGCTGGACAAGGTCAGCTGGCAATCGCACGCGACCGATGATGAGCTAGGGATGGTCGATCTGAATCCGATCTTCAAAAACGAAAAGGCGGCGGTTTGTTACGGCTATTTCGAAATCGAATCTCCCGCCGACCAACCTGCTCAGGTGCGTCTTGGCAGCATCGTGGCGAACAAGATCTGGGTGAACGGCGAATTGGCAACAGCCAACGAGGTCTATCACGCCCGGACGGGAGTCGATCAGTACATCGCCGACGTGCCGCTGCAAAAAGGGAAGAACACCGTCTTGGTCAAGGTTTGCCAAAACGCTCAAACCCAGTCGTGGGCTCAGGTCTGGGAGTTCCAATTGCGGATCACCGATCCCAACGGCAACCCGCTGCATTTCGAACGCTAAGCGACGCGTTTGTCCCCGTAGTGGATTTTGTTGAAGATCCCTTTGCACACACCCTGTTCCGTAGTGGATCTTGTTAAAGATCCTTTTGCACGCACCCTATTCCGTAGTGGATCTTATGAAAGATCCTCGCCCCGACGTTTTTGATGCTCGACGGATCTTTAACAAGATCCACTACAATTCATCTCTCTCCCCTTTTGGGAAACCGATACGATGCGAACGATCACCTTCACTGCCTGTCTGCTGTTGATTCCGATGACCGCATGGGGCGACGACTGGTTGGGCTTCCGTGGTTTTGGCGGCCGCGCCGACTCACCGCAGTCCAATCCGCCGGCGGAGTTTTCCGCCGAAGAGGGGAAGAACATCGCCTGGCATGCAGAGACCGTCGGTCGTGGGATCGCCGGTCCGTTAGTCGTTGGCGATCTGGTGATCGCGACCAGCTGTGGCGGGATCGACGAACGGGACATCTCGGTCGAAGCCTTTGATGCGGCCACTGGCAAACGAGTTTGGGTGCGGACGCTGTTGGCATTGGGCCGGCCGTTTACGCATCCGACCAGCGCCAACGCCGCTCCGACGCCAGCCAGCGACGGCGAGAAGATCTTTGCACTCTATAGTTCCTGCGATCTGGTCTGCTTGGATCGCGAGGGGGGAATCGTTTGGTATCGCGGGCTGGGCGTCGATCATCCCAAGACGGGGAGCGACGTCAGCATGAGCAGTTCGCCGGTGGTGATCGACGACGTGGTGATGGTTCAGTTGGAATGCCAAGGGGATTCGTTTGTCGCAGGGTTGGACAAAAACAGCGGAAAAACGTTGTGGCATCTCGATCGGCCGCGGGTTGCCAATTTCGCTTCACCGCTTGCGGTTCCGTTGCCCAGCGGTCGGCAGGCCCTGTTCCTCTCCTGCTCTCAGTCGGCGACAATCGTCGACCCGGCCAGCGGAGAAGTGATCTGGGAGACCGAGCTCGATTGCAAGACAACACCCTCGGCTTCGGTTGCCGGATCGACGCTGGTCATCCCGACGGCCGGTCTGATCGCGTTTGATTTGACGAGCGATGCGCCGAAGCCCCTGTGGGAATCGGATCGCTTGAAAGCTCGCAGCGCCAGCCCGGTGATCTCCGGCAATCGCATCTACCTGGCTCAAGGTTCGGTCCTGGTAGCGGGCGATTTGGCTAGCGGAGACGAGATTTGGAAGCAGCGGATCAAGGGGATTGGATCGCAGTGGGCGACGCCCGTTGCCACCCAGACCGGCCTGTTTGTATTTGATGACAAAGGGAATTGCGCGGTCGTGAAAGACAACGGCGACGAAGCGGAGGTGCTGGCGGTCTCGAAGATCGACGGCCCGATGCTCGCGTCGCCAGCGGTCTCCGGCGACGCGATTTTTGCCCGCACCGAAAACGCACTTTGGAAAATTGCCACGAAATGAGTGAGTCCTCGCAAACGACTGTCGAAGTTCAACCCAGCGGCCAGGTCAACGGATCGATCCGCCCGCCGGGATCCAAGAGTCTGACCAATCGGGCGCTGATCTGCGCCGCCTTGGCCCGTGGCACGACGCATCTGACTGGTGTTCTCCGCAGCGAGGATACCGAGGTGATGATCGATGCGCTGCGTCAGTTGGACGTGCGGATCGATCTCAGCCCCGATGGCCGCGTTGCCGATGTCAGCGGGATCGGCGGATCCGATGCCTCGCACAAGGCGGAGGTTTATGTCGCCAACAGCGGAACGACGATCCGGTTCCTGACGGCGATGCTCTCCGCGCTCGGCGGCAACTACCGTTTGCATGGCATCGACCGCATGCACCAGCGACCGATCGGCGATCTGTTGACGGCGATCAATCAGACCGGCGGTGGTGCCAGCAGCGAGCAAGGGGATGGATGCCCGCCGGTTCGCATCGACAGCCAGGGTTGGCAGGGGGGCAAGGTGACGGTCGGCGGGAATGTCTCCAGCCAATACCTCAGCGGAATCATGATGGCCGCACCGTTGAGTCGCAGCCCGTTGGAAATCCACGTTGAGGGCGAACTGGTGTCGCGTCCCTACGTTGATATGACGCTGGCGGTGATTCGATCCTTTGGCGTCGACGTGACCGAGACAACTCCGGGCGTCTTCGCGGTCCAGGCCCCCTGTGTCTACCAAGCTATCGAATATGACATCGAACCCGATGCCTCGGCGGCCAGTTATTTCTGGGCGGCTGCGGCGGTCAGCGGTGGAACGGTCAAAGTCGAAGGGCTGACGCGGGCGGCGCTGCAGGGAGACGTTGGTTTTGTCGACTGTCTGGCCAAGATGGGCTGCACCGTGACCGACGCACCCGATGGGATCACCGTCGCCGCCGGCGGCCCGCTGCGTGGGATCGATGTCGACATGAATCAGATCAGCGACACCGTGCAAACGCTGTCGGTGGTCGCGTTGTTTGCCGAGGGGCCGACGACGATTCACGGCGTCGCGCACAACCGCTTCAAGGAGACCGATCGGATCACCGACTTGGCGACCGAGTTGCGGAAATTGGGGGCGACGATCGAAGAATTTGACGATGGTCTGAAAATTACCCCAGGACCGCCGCGAGCGGCTACACTGAAGACCTACAACGATCACCGGATGGCGATGAGCTTTGCCGTTGCGGGGCTGCGTGCCCCAGGTATCCAGATCAAAAATCCGGCCTGCACCGCCAAAACGTACCCCGAGTACTTTGCCGATCTGCAGCGACTGACCGGGCAGAGCCATCATTGGACTGCAGGCTGATCGAGGTCGTCGTTTGGACCGTCGATGCGTTCTCACGCTGTTTGAAAATTTCCCCACATCGAGAATCACAATCCATGAAACCTCAACCCCATTGGCGTCGGCCGATCTTCTTCGCACTGTTTACATTTGTCACGGTTTGCAGCTTCGGTTTGACGCGATCGAGCCACGCGGCCGACACGACAACGCCGCCAAACATCGTGATGTTGATCTCCGACGATCAAGCTTGGGGCGACTACAGTTTTATGGGGCACGACGCGATCCAAACTCCCAATCTGGATCGGCTTGCCAAACAGAGCGTCTTGTTCCGGCGCGGTTATGTTCCGACCGCACTCTGCCGGCCTTCATTGCTCACCTTGATCAACGGTCGCTACGCGTCGCAACATGGCGTGACGGGAAACGATCCTTCGCCGAAATATTCCAAGCCAGGAACGCCTGAAAACGATCAACAACGCGCTCAACTGATCTCTTATCTCGACCGCTTCCCTACCGTCCCGCAGATCCTCGGCCGCGACGGCTACTTGAGCATGCAGTCGGGCAAGTGGTGGGAAGGGAACTACAAACACGGCGGGTTCACTCACGGGATGACTCGCGGTTTTCCGCAGCCCGGCGGTCGACATGGCGATGATGGACTGAAGATCGGTCGGGCTGGGATGCAACCGGTGACCGAATTTATCGACATGGCAGTCGAAGAGAAGAAGCCGTTTTATCTGTGGTACGCTCCCTTCCTGCCCCACACGCCACACAATCCGCCGAAGCGAATTTTGGACAAATACACGCAGCCCGGCCGTTCCGCGTCGGTGGCGAAATATTATGCGATGTGCGATTGGTTCGATGAGACCTGTGGCCAGGTGATCGATCATTTGGATGCGAAGGGATTGCGGGAAAATACGCTGATCGTCTACGTGACCGACAACGGTTGGATCCAAGATCCCAACAGCTCGAAATACGCAGCGCGATCGAAGCAGACACCATACGAAGGGGGCATCCGTACGCCGATCATGTTCTCTTGGCCTGGTAAATTGAAGCCGGCCGATCGGGAGGAACTGTGCAGCAGTTTGGATATCGTGCCGACAGTCTTGGCGGCGGCGGGAGCTGACGTGCCGGCCAATCTGCCAGGGCTGAACCTGATGCCTGAAATGACTAGCGGCGAGAAGATCGACCGCCAGCAGATCTTCGGTGAAAGCTTCGCGCACGATATCGCCGACATCGAAAATCCCGAGGCGTCGCTGCTGTTTCGCTGGTGCATCGAGGGGCGGTGGAAACTGTTGCTGACCTACGATGGCGAAGTGAATCGCTATCAATCGACCCATCCGCGGACCGAGCGGCGCCCGCAATTGTTCGATCTGATCGCCGATCCGGCAGAGGAGAAGAACCTGGCGGCGGAGAACCCAGCGGTTGTCAAGCGTCTTGCCGATGCGATCGAGGCATGGTATCCAGTAACCCAACGTAAGACACAAACCACGTTTTAAACCAATGGTTGCCAAATCTTGATTCGTTGGGGTTGTGTGCCACCGGTTCCAGCCCCGACGACGATTCTTCGGTCCTTTTCTTTTTAGAGACCAAGCAGTCCCGCCGGGCGGGACTGCGCCAGAACTTGGCCAGGGCGGCACCCCAACGCAGCCAACGGAAGCCTCCAGCCAAGCCAAGTCCTGTGAGCGAACTCGATCTCTACGATTACCAGTTGCCTCGCGAGTTGATCGCGCAACATCCGCTGTCCCAACGCGCCGATGCCCGTTTGATGGTCGTCGACCGCCGCAGCGGATCGATCGAACATCATTACGTTCGCGATCTGCCGTCGCTGGTCGATCCGAACGACGCGATGGTCTTCAACGACAGCCGCGTGATTCCCGCGCGACTGGTCGGGTTGCGCACACAAACCGGCGGCCGTTGGCAGGGGCTGTTTGTCCGCAAAGACAATGAAACCGGGCTGTGGGAGATTCTCAGCCGGACTCGCGGCAAGCTGAAGGTGGGCGAGCAGATCACGTTGGAGGATCGCGACGCGCGACCTGTGGAGACTTTGGAAGTGATCGCCCGGCTGCCCGACGGGCACCTCGCGGTGCGTCCCGGCAGCGACGGCGAACCGGCTGAATTGTTGGAACGCTTCGGCCGCGTGCCGCTGCCTCCCTACATCCGCGAGGGGCAGATGGTCGATGACGACGTGAAGACCTATCAAACGGTCTTCGCTCGCGATCCCGGATCGATCGCCGCGCCAACGGCTGGGCTGCACTTCACCCCGGAACTGCTGAAGCAATTGCAGGCCAAGGGAGTTCAATCGCATGCGGTCACGCTGCACGTCGGGATCGGCACCTTCCGCCCCGTGCAAACCGAAACGCTCGACGAGCACGAGATGCATTACGAGTGGGCCAGCATCTCCGCCGAGACAGCCGAGAAATTGAACGCCGCGCGAGCTGCTGGCGGCCGCGTTCTGGCGGTCGGGACGACTTCGGTCCGGACGCTGGAAACCGTCGCTGCCGAAAACGATCAACTGGTTGGCTGGACTGGCATGACGAATCTGTTCGTCCGCCCGCCGTACAAGTTTGGAGCTGTCGATCGCATGCTCACCAACTTCCATCTTCCCAAGAGCACGCTGTTGATGCTGGTCAGTGCCTTCGCCGGACGCGAACTGATCATGGAAGCGTACGCCGCGGCGATTGCCGAAGAGTATCGCTTTTTCAGCTACGGCGACGCGATGCTGATTATCTAGAGACGACAAATCCAATTGTTAGGAATCATTCGATGAGTACAGAAGAGCAGATCCTTGTCATCCCGACTTCGGTGATCGAAGCGTTGGGAGCGTTTGAAGGCTTTGAGCCCGACGTCGACCGCTACCTGAAGCCGCTGTTGGCGAGCGACCAGTTGAGCTTTCAACCACGCAGCCAGATGGAAGAGGATCCGTCGTTCAAGCAATTGATTCCTTATGTCGTCTTGGAGTGGACCGATTCGGACGGCCAGGTGCATCTGTTTCGCTACACCCGTGGCAGCGGCCAAGGGGAAAAGCGATTGCACGCGAAGCGAAGCGTTGGGATCGGCGGGCACATCTCGTCGGAAGACGCCGACAGCAGCGACTTGTATCGGACCGGAATGCTGCGGGAATTGAACGAAGAACTGGTGATCGAATCGAAGTACGAAGAACAGGTCGTCGGTTTGATCTACGACCCGTCGACCGCTGTCGGCCGGGTTCACTTGGGGGTCGTCCACCTGATGAAAATGGAATCGGCCGACGTCCGGAACAACGAATCGGGGCTCGTCGATTCGGGCTTCGCACCGCTGGCGGAGCTGATCAGCCAACGCGACCATTTCGAAATCTGGTCCCAGTTGTGTCTGGATCATTTGTATCCGCAGACCTAGGAATGTTAGACTTCGGTAGTCCCCTTGTTCCTTGGAGGACTGCCGCGATGGATGATGACGAATCGATTCATAATCCGCACGATCGCTTTGTGCGGCGTTTGTTAGGCGAGCTGGATCGTGTTCGCGATCTCGTCCGTTGGCAACTGCCAGCGGAGGTTCTGGCGGAGCTGGATTTGGAGAGCATTCGACCGGCGAAGGAGTCGTTTGTCGACATCGCACTCCGCGAAGGACTCTCGGATCTGGTCTTCGATGTCAAACTGTCTCGGGGCGACGATGCTTTTGTGGTGTTGTTGTTCGAGCACAAATCGACAGCCGATCCGCAGACGATCTTCCAGGTGCTGCGATACATCGTCGGCATCAATGACCAGCGATTGCGGAGCGGTCAGCCGCTGTGCTGCGTGATTCCGCTGGTCTTCTACCACGGCCGCAGTCCTTGGAACGTTGCTCGGACCATGCAGGAACTGGTTGAATCGCCGGAGCCCCTGCGTGGTTTCGTTCCCAGTTTCACAATGCCGTTGCTCGATTTGAGCCAATGCAGCGACGAGGAATTGCGAGGCGAATCGGTATTCCTCGCTTACATGGCGCTGCTAAAATATATCAAGCGGGATGAGCTGCCCGAGCGGTTGCCAGGAATCTTAGAGCTGTTCAGGAAACTATTGCCACCGGCGACCGCCCTTCAAAGTTTCGAAACCATCTTACGTTACATCGCTACGGGGACCGACCGCGTTACCAAGTCGCAACTGGTCACAATCGTTCAACAGGCTCTTCAAGTAGAAGGAACATCGATCATGCCAACCGTCGCCGAACAATGGAAACAGGAAGGACGCCAGGAAGGCGAGCAGAAAGGACGCCAGGAAGGACGTCAGGAAGGACGCCAGGAAGGACGTCAGGAAGGACGTCAGGAAGGACGTCAGGAAGGACGTCAGGAAGGACGTCAGGAAGGACGTCAGGAAGGTGAGCAAAAAGGGGAATTGATCGGCCGGATTCTGGTCATGGAAGAGGTGCTCAAGCGACCTCCAACGCCCAAAGAGCAGTTGGCTGGTCAAGACTTGCAGCAGCTGCAACTCCAGGCAGACGCGCTGTATGTCGAGCTGAAAGGTCGGCAATAATCGAAGGAGCGGTTTGCCTTGCTGTTCAAATGTCAAAGGTCCAGAGGACTGCAGTTCTCTAAGTCAGAGAGTGTCCCGCCGCGGAGCGTTGGGGCGTGGGTAGCATTCCCTTTCTACGGTTAGGCGATCATTTGATCGATCACACCGGTGCTGTCGCCGTGTTGTTGGGCGTTGACGCCGACGCCGCGCAAGAGCGTTAGCCAAGCGTTGCAGAGTGGCGTGTCCTGAGGGACGACGATGTTTTCGCCCAGCTTGATTCCCGCGCCGCCGCCAGCGATCAGGGTCGGGCAGTTCGTCAGGTCGTGGCCGGTGCGAAGGTTGCTTCCGTAAGCCAGCACGAGGTTGTCGAACAATCGGCTGCCATCGGCTTCGCGAGTCTCTTTAAGTTTATCGAGCAAGCCGGCCAGCAGCATGCTCTGCGTCGAGTCCCGTTTCTGCGAGCAGACCAGTTTCTCGCCTCGCGTCCCGTGATAGTGACTCATGTCGTGCGGGGCGACGTTTTGGCCGATGCTGGTCAAAAGCGCCGAGACGGGTTGGCGATAGGTGATCACTCGCGTGCTGTCGGTCTGCAGCGCGGCAACCATCAGATCGTACATCAATCGGATCTCCTCGCGGCCCATCATTTCCGAAGGAGGTTGGGCCAACGGAGCCGCCGGACGCGGCCGTTCCAGCCACTGTTCGTCTTTGCTCAATCGTGTCTCGATATCGCGGATGCTTTCAAAATATTCATCCAGCTTTTTGTTGTCGTGGTTCCCCAGGCCGCGTTGCAGGCTGTGGGCATTCTCCAGAACCGTGTCGAGCACACTCTTGCGTTGAGCGATCATCGCGCGTCGTTGTTCCAGTGGCAGCGAGTCTTTGGAGAACAGGCGGTGGAAAACTTGGATCGGTTCCTTGTCGCCGCCGATCGGTTTTCCACTGGCGTCCCAGGCTAGCGACAGCCCAGGACCGTGCCCCGACCGTCCTGCCGATTCCGCGTGATCGAACTGCAGCGAAGCGAAGCGCGTGTGCATGCCAAACTCTTTGGCAGCGACCTGGTCGGCGGAGATCGTGTTGCAGAAACTCTGCCCCGGTTGGCCGTATGGGTTGGCACCGGTCAGCCACCACGTGCTCCCCGCA from Rosistilla carotiformis includes the following:
- a CDS encoding Rpn family recombination-promoting nuclease/putative transposase; translation: MDDDESIHNPHDRFVRRLLGELDRVRDLVRWQLPAEVLAELDLESIRPAKESFVDIALREGLSDLVFDVKLSRGDDAFVVLLFEHKSTADPQTIFQVLRYIVGINDQRLRSGQPLCCVIPLVFYHGRSPWNVARTMQELVESPEPLRGFVPSFTMPLLDLSQCSDEELRGESVFLAYMALLKYIKRDELPERLPGILELFRKLLPPATALQSFETILRYIATGTDRVTKSQLVTIVQQALQVEGTSIMPTVAEQWKQEGRQEGEQKGRQEGRQEGRQEGRQEGRQEGRQEGRQEGRQEGRQEGEQKGELIGRILVMEEVLKRPPTPKEQLAGQDLQQLQLQADALYVELKGRQ
- a CDS encoding DUF1552 domain-containing protein is translated as MFPTNRKPSRRQVLRSASAAVTLPFLESFGFRRFARAAAPAAPPKRMLFLGFGWGVTEESWFPDMNTPGADYQIPLGLKPLERHRSDFSVVQGLRNKFSVEGHAGSTWWLTGANPYGQPGQSFCNTISADQVAAKEFGMHTRFASLQFDHAESAGRSGHGPGLSLAWDASGKPIGGDKEPIQVFHRLFSKDSLPLEQRRAMIAQRKSVLDTVLENAHSLQRGLGNHDNKKLDEYFESIRDIETRLSKDEQWLERPRPAAPLAQPPSEMMGREEIRLMYDLMVAALQTDSTRVITYRQPVSALLTSIGQNVAPHDMSHYHGTRGEKLVCSQKRDSTQSMLLAGLLDKLKETREADGSRLFDNLVLAYGSNLRTGHDLTNCPTLIAGGGAGIKLGENIVVPQDTPLCNAWLTLLRGVGVNAQQHGDSTGVIDQMIA
- a CDS encoding phosphoesterase, whose product is MSTEEQILVIPTSVIEALGAFEGFEPDVDRYLKPLLASDQLSFQPRSQMEEDPSFKQLIPYVVLEWTDSDGQVHLFRYTRGSGQGEKRLHAKRSVGIGGHISSEDADSSDLYRTGMLRELNEELVIESKYEEQVVGLIYDPSTAVGRVHLGVVHLMKMESADVRNNESGLVDSGFAPLAELISQRDHFEIWSQLCLDHLYPQT